Proteins encoded by one window of Labrus bergylta chromosome 2, fLabBer1.1, whole genome shotgun sequence:
- the LOC109983374 gene encoding aldehyde dehydrogenase 1A1, giving the protein MPVTGEGTTPTGGNPPAYSTVRKNGNMNSENGCNHPEHVDGAEPHALPMPIPDPPIQYTKLFINNQWQESCSRRKLPVYNPATGNLLCEVEEADQEDVDEAVSSARAAFQSGSPWRSMDASDRGQLLNRLADLVERDRLILATLESLDSGKVFLLAYFVDLLASIKTLRYYGGWADKIHGKTIPVDGEYFTYTRHEPIGVCGQIIPWNFPLMMFAWKIAPALCCGNTVVIKPAEQTPLSALHMAALIKEAGFPPGVVNVVPGYGHTAGSAISHHMDIDKIAFTGSTAVGKLIQKAAGDSNLKRVTLELGGKNPNIVFADCDLEYAVEQAHSGLFFNQGQCCLAGSRVFVEEPIYEEFVRLSVERAKSKVLGNPLVPGVDQGPQIDQKQFDKIMELIESGKREGATLECGGFSWDQQGLFIQPTVFSNVSDEMRIAKEEIFGPVQQIMCFRSVHEVIQRANATHYGLAAGVFTNDIDKALTVSSALQAGMVWVNCYNAMSAQCPFGGFKMSGNGRELGEYALQEYTEVKAVTIKVSKKNS; this is encoded by the exons AGAACGGATGCAACCACCCGGAGCATGTAGATGGAGCTGAGCCGCATGCCCTGCCCATGCCCATCCCAGATCCCCCCATTCAATACACCAAG TTATTCATCAATAACCAGTGGCAGGAGTCTTGCAGCAGGAGAAAGCTTCCTGTCTATAATCCTGCTACAGGGAACCTGCTTTGTGAAGTGGAGGAGGCCGACCAA GAAGATGTGGACGAGGCAGTGAGTAGTGCCAGAGCTGCCTTCCAGTCAGGGTCACCATGGCGATCCATGGACGCCTCAGACCGAGGTCAACTACTTAACAGACTTGCTGACTTAGTGGAGCGAGACCGGCTAATACTGGCA ACACTAGAGAGTCTGGACTCTGGAAAAGTGTTCCTCTTGGCATATTTTGTAGATCTGTTGGCCTCAATCAAAACCTTGAGATATTATGGAGGCTGGGCAGACAAGATTCACGGCAAAACCATCCCTGTAg atGGAGAGTATTTCACTTACACACGGCATGAGCCCATTGGAGTATGTGGCCAGATCATTCCT tgGAACTTCCCATTGATGATGTTTGCATGGAAGATCGCTCCTGCCCTTTGCTGCGGGAACACTGTAGTCATCAAACCTGCAGAGCAGACCCCGTTATCAGCACTGCACATGGCTGCACTCATCAAAGAG GCTGGATTTCCCCCAGGTGTGGTGAATGTGGTGCCAGGTTATGGTCATACAGCAGGCAGTGCCATTTCCCACCACATGGACATAGACAAAATAGCCTTCACTGGATCTACTGCT GTTGGGAAACTTATCCAGAAGGCTGCAGGTGACAGCAACCTTAAAAGAGTTACACTGGAGCTTGGTGGAAAAAACccaaatattgtttttgcaGACTGTGACT TAGAGTACGCAGTGGAGCAGGCCCACAGTGGTCTGTTCTTTAACCAGGGGCAGTGCTGTCTGGCTGGATCCAGGGTGTTTGTAGAGGAGCCGATCTACGAAGAGTTTGTCCGCCTCAGTGTGGAGAGAGCCAAATCCAAAGTCTTAGGAAACCCATTAGTGCCTGGGGTTGACCAAGGACCACAG ATCGACCAGAAGCAGTTTGATAAGATAATGGAGCTGATAGAGAGCGGGAAGAGGGAAGGGGCCACTCTTGAGTGTGGGGGCTTCTCATGGGATCAGCAGGGGCTTTTTATCCAACCCACTGTCTTCTCAAATGTCTCAGATGAAATGCGTATCGCCAAAGAAGAG ATTTTTGGTCCAGTGCAGCAGATCATGTGTTTCCGAAGCGTCCATGAAGTCATCCAGAGGGCGAACGCCACACACTACGGCCTGGCAGCAGGAGTGTTTACAAACGACATTGACAAAGCCCTCACAGTCTCCTCCGCCCTGCAGGCTGGCATGGTCTG ggTGAACTGCTACAATGCCATGAGTGCACAGTGTCCCTTTGGTGGCTTCAAGATGTCTGGGAATGGCAGAGAACT gGGGGAATACGCTCTTCAGGAGTACACGGAGGTTAAGGCGGTCACCATCAAAGTCTCAAAGAAGAACTCTTAA